Part of the Sulfuricurvum kujiense DSM 16994 genome, TTTCGTAAAGGATCCGACTTGAATGTAATAGGTTCCGGTCGTATCAACGGTTTTAGCAGCCGGTTTCGTCGTTGTTTCGGCTGCGGTTTTTGCAGGCTCTGCCGCCGGTTTATCGGTTGTTTTCTGAGCAGTTTCAGCGGCAGGTTTCGGCGCAGCAGCTGTTTTTTGTACCGAAGAAGCTTTTTTGGTCTCTGTCGGCTTGACCGATTTGATTGTCGGTGTATTGACGACCGGCTGAGCGAATTTTTGGGTCGATTGGGCTTTAGCCGGTGCCGGTGTCACAGGTGCGGAAACGCTTTGTGTAGCTGCTTTAGGCTGCTGTGCCGGGACCGCGGGCTGAATAACGGTCGTTTCCTCTACCGGAGAATTTTGCATCGACTCTTGTTTGATTTTTTGAGCGATTTGTCCCAAGTCCTGAGGTGCAGACGGCGTTGTTGCGGCAGATGTATTTGAACCTTCTTGGATCACTTCGACCGGTTCAAAGAGAGGATCGTTGGCAATCTCGGTCGGCGACGTCGGTGCAGGCGGAACTACGGCTTGCGGCGGCTTCTCGTCCGTTTGCGTTTTGAGCGAATTCATAATTACCAAAACGATGATCAATATAAGTGTCAGTGCAGC contains:
- a CDS encoding SPOR domain-containing protein, whose protein sequence is MEEKNELNDIILSKGGSNSNSKKLLLAIAALTLILIIVLVIMNSLKTQTDEKPPQAVVPPAPTSPTEIANDPLFEPVEVIQEGSNTSAATTPSAPQDLGQIAQKIKQESMQNSPVEETTVIQPAVPAQQPKAATQSVSAPVTPAPAKAQSTQKFAQPVVNTPTIKSVKPTETKKASSVQKTAAAPKPAAETAQKTTDKPAAEPAKTAAETTTKPAAKTVDTTGTYYIQVGSFTKEPSKTLFDRLNASGLKYTTVPSGAATKVMVGPFQGEKAARDVLGNVKRNIESGAYIVKG